In one window of Paenarthrobacter nicotinovorans DNA:
- the lepB gene encoding signal peptidase I, producing MDTSERQPRKQGWRFVLLALVLAIAISGLVRSLWLDVYYIPSESMEPLLMTGDRILVSRTDFSAEPIRRGDVAVFDGRGSFAPLSSGRGPFVDAASAAAQWFGLTGSDTTYVKRVIGVPGDHVQCCDAGGRLTVNGQVLEEPYLYPGDEPSKQKFDVVVPPDRLWLMGDHRSRSADSRGLLGAPGGGMVPMDRVIGRPVQIIWPLDRFAEMPRSTQAETPSKNGQ from the coding sequence ATGGACACATCAGAACGCCAGCCCCGGAAACAGGGCTGGCGTTTTGTTTTGCTCGCACTGGTCCTCGCGATCGCCATCAGCGGACTGGTCCGTTCCCTGTGGCTTGATGTCTACTACATTCCCTCGGAATCGATGGAGCCGCTCCTGATGACGGGCGACCGGATCCTGGTATCGCGGACCGACTTCAGTGCCGAGCCGATCCGCCGGGGCGATGTTGCGGTCTTTGATGGGCGGGGTTCGTTTGCTCCGCTGAGCAGCGGGCGCGGTCCATTCGTTGACGCCGCCTCTGCAGCAGCCCAGTGGTTCGGGCTGACGGGCAGTGACACCACGTACGTCAAGAGGGTCATCGGGGTGCCGGGTGACCATGTCCAGTGTTGTGATGCCGGCGGCCGCCTCACAGTGAACGGTCAGGTACTTGAGGAACCCTATCTGTACCCGGGAGACGAACCCAGCAAGCAGAAATTCGACGTCGTGGTGCCTCCGGACCGGCTCTGGTTGATGGGCGACCATCGCTCGCGGTCTGCTGACTCCCGTGGCTTGCTGGGTGCGCCCGGCGGAGGAATGGTTCCGATGGACCGGGTTATCGGCCGGCCGGTCCAGATCATCTGGCCACTTGATAGATTTGCAGAGATGCCTCGCTCCACGCAGGCCGAAACACCATCGAAGAACGGACAGTAG
- the rplS gene encoding 50S ribosomal protein L19 produces MHILDSVDAASLRNDVPEFRAGDTLKVHVNIIEGKNSRVQVFQGFVLGRQGDGVRETFTVRKVSFGVGVERTFPVHSPIIDKIEVVTKGDVRRAKLYYMRALRGKAAKIKEKRDFAK; encoded by the coding sequence ATGCATATCCTCGATAGCGTAGATGCAGCCTCGCTGCGTAACGATGTTCCTGAGTTCCGCGCGGGTGACACCCTCAAGGTTCACGTCAACATCATCGAAGGCAAGAACTCCCGTGTCCAGGTTTTCCAGGGCTTCGTCCTTGGCCGCCAGGGCGACGGCGTTCGCGAAACCTTCACCGTGCGCAAGGTTTCCTTCGGTGTCGGCGTAGAGCGTACCTTCCCGGTACACTCCCCGATCATCGACAAGATCGAGGTCGTCACCAAGGGTGACGTCCGCCGCGCCAAGCTTTACTACATGCGTGCACTGCGCGGTAAGGCTGCGAAGATCAAGGAAAAGCGCGACTTCGCCAAGTAA
- the trmD gene encoding tRNA (guanosine(37)-N1)-methyltransferase TrmD, whose product MRIDVVSIFPEYLAPLELSLIGKARQDGLLELNVHDLRSFTTDKHRTVDDTPYGGGAGMVMKPEPWAQALESLAPAHEGAKPVLIVPSPAGQRFNQALAYELAEEEQLVFACGRYEGIDERVMDWARDHFTVRPVSLGDYVLNGGEVAVLAMVEAIGRLLPGVVGNPESLIEESHSDGLLEYPVYTKPSSWRNHDVPEILLSGNHGKIAQWRRHEQFRRTAERRPDLLADFDAGALSRADRNALTELGYDVVDGRLQARHGGDAAN is encoded by the coding sequence ATGAGGATTGATGTCGTCAGTATTTTCCCCGAGTACCTGGCCCCCCTTGAGCTCTCCCTGATAGGCAAGGCCCGGCAGGACGGATTGCTGGAGCTCAACGTCCACGATCTCCGCAGCTTCACCACCGACAAGCACCGGACGGTGGACGATACCCCGTACGGCGGGGGTGCCGGGATGGTCATGAAGCCTGAACCCTGGGCCCAGGCCCTTGAGTCGCTGGCGCCTGCGCACGAAGGTGCCAAGCCCGTATTGATCGTTCCGTCACCGGCAGGACAGCGCTTCAACCAGGCGCTGGCCTACGAACTCGCTGAAGAAGAGCAGCTGGTCTTCGCCTGCGGCCGATACGAAGGCATCGACGAACGCGTCATGGACTGGGCCCGGGACCACTTCACGGTGCGCCCCGTCAGCCTCGGTGACTACGTTCTCAATGGCGGCGAGGTAGCTGTCCTTGCCATGGTTGAGGCAATCGGTCGCCTGCTCCCCGGAGTGGTGGGCAACCCGGAATCCCTGATCGAGGAGTCGCACTCCGACGGCCTCCTGGAGTATCCCGTCTACACCAAGCCCTCGTCGTGGCGGAACCACGATGTTCCGGAAATCCTGCTCAGCGGCAACCACGGAAAAATTGCCCAGTGGCGCCGCCACGAGCAGTTCCGCCGCACCGCAGAGCGCCGGCCTGACCTCTTGGCGGATTTCGACGCCGGTGCTTTGAGCCGCGCCGACCGCAACGCGCTGACGGAACTCGGCTATGACGTGGTGGATGGACGCCTGCAGGCCAGGCACGGCGGCGACGCCGCCAACTAG
- the rimM gene encoding ribosome maturation factor RimM (Essential for efficient processing of 16S rRNA), with amino-acid sequence MQLQVARIGKPHGIRGEVTVQVLTDAPAERFVAGTEFVVEPASAGPLTVRSARWNKDILLLGFEEIADRNAAEAIRGAKLYIETEELDDEDDDEGWYEHELVGLEARVGSQVVGKVAALTTLPVQDLLTITTDEGKEILVPFVDEIVPEVNIEDGYVLITPPAGLFELNDDSSDDAKDAAGDDA; translated from the coding sequence ATGCAGCTCCAGGTGGCCCGGATCGGTAAACCCCATGGCATTCGCGGCGAGGTAACGGTGCAGGTACTCACTGACGCACCCGCAGAGCGCTTCGTCGCCGGAACCGAGTTCGTCGTGGAGCCGGCATCCGCCGGACCCCTGACCGTCCGCAGTGCCAGGTGGAACAAGGACATCCTGCTGCTCGGATTCGAGGAGATCGCGGACCGAAATGCCGCCGAGGCCATCCGCGGCGCCAAGCTGTACATCGAAACCGAGGAACTCGACGACGAAGACGATGACGAGGGCTGGTACGAACACGAACTCGTTGGGTTGGAAGCGCGCGTTGGATCCCAGGTCGTGGGCAAGGTTGCAGCGCTGACGACGTTGCCTGTCCAGGACCTGCTGACAATCACCACGGACGAGGGAAAGGAAATCCTTGTTCCCTTCGTGGATGAAATCGTTCCCGAGGTCAACATCGAGGACGGATACGTCCTCATCACCCCGCCTGCGGGACTCTTTGAGCTCAATGACGACTCCTCTGACGACGCAAAGGATGCTGCGGGGGATGACGCCTGA
- a CDS encoding RNA-binding protein, which produces MLAEALEHLVRGIVDSPEDVKVSAKNNRRGESLEVRVHQEDLGRVIGRQGRTARALRTVVAALAGGEQVRVDVVDTDRRR; this is translated from the coding sequence TTGCTGGCAGAAGCGCTCGAGCACTTGGTTCGTGGGATCGTTGACAGCCCTGAGGATGTCAAGGTCAGTGCCAAGAACAACCGCCGCGGGGAATCCCTTGAGGTGCGCGTTCACCAGGAAGACCTCGGACGGGTGATCGGCCGTCAAGGACGGACCGCACGCGCACTGCGCACTGTGGTTGCCGCCTTGGCTGGTGGCGAGCAGGTCAGGGTCGACGTCGTCGACACCGACCGCCGCCGGTAA
- the rpsP gene encoding 30S ribosomal protein S16, which produces MAVKIRLKRFGKMRAPYYRIVVMDARAKRDGRAIEEIGKYHPTEEPSYIEVASERAQYWLSVGAQPTEQVAAILKITGDWQKFKGLPGQEGTLKTKAPKEAFVAPEKGSVIIPEAITKKAKKDDAAEAPAEAEAETTEAE; this is translated from the coding sequence GTGGCCGTAAAGATTCGCCTTAAGCGCTTCGGTAAGATGCGCGCACCGTACTACCGCATTGTCGTCATGGATGCCCGCGCCAAGCGCGATGGCCGTGCCATTGAAGAAATCGGCAAGTACCACCCCACCGAAGAGCCGTCGTACATCGAGGTCGCTTCCGAGCGCGCCCAGTACTGGCTTTCCGTTGGCGCCCAGCCGACTGAGCAGGTTGCTGCGATCCTCAAGATCACCGGTGACTGGCAGAAGTTCAAGGGCCTCCCGGGCCAGGAAGGCACCCTGAAGACGAAAGCTCCCAAGGAAGCTTTCGTAGCACCGGAGAAGGGTTCCGTCATCATCCCGGAAGCCATCACCAAGAAGGCCAAGAAGGACGACGCTGCCGAGGCTCCGGCCGAGGCTGAAGCAGAGACCACCGAGGCTGAGTAA
- a CDS encoding VOC family protein: protein MSTSSAQDLLPADLAMGTVMLKVGDMKVMSDYYQRALGLVVVAEQDGGLYLGRAGKPVVHLAPASGLQIPGRGEAGLFHTAILFQDQPSLAATIATAAGYEPRAFVGSADHLVSEAFYFTDPEGNGIELYYDKPRETWQWDGKNVVMDNVALPPQRFLQQHLSEEAVTGQHQAAAGVGHVHLQVGDVATAQDFYVGTLGFERTAGWHGQALFVSAGGYHHHMAMNVWNSRGAGPRKDTLGLGEVLIEVPSSEDVGALADRLRVAGVQNHHTGAELQFEDPWRNKLRVAVR, encoded by the coding sequence ATGTCCACATCATCCGCACAGGACCTTCTTCCTGCCGACCTCGCCATGGGCACTGTCATGCTCAAGGTCGGCGACATGAAAGTCATGAGTGACTACTACCAGCGTGCTTTGGGCCTTGTGGTCGTGGCCGAACAGGACGGCGGCCTCTACCTGGGTCGGGCAGGCAAGCCCGTGGTTCACTTGGCGCCGGCTTCGGGGCTCCAGATTCCGGGGCGGGGGGAAGCCGGGTTGTTCCACACCGCCATACTGTTCCAGGATCAGCCCTCACTGGCGGCCACCATCGCCACCGCTGCCGGATACGAACCCCGGGCGTTCGTGGGCAGCGCAGACCACCTGGTCAGCGAAGCGTTCTACTTCACAGACCCGGAAGGCAACGGCATCGAGCTTTACTACGACAAGCCCCGTGAAACCTGGCAGTGGGACGGCAAGAACGTCGTCATGGACAACGTGGCCCTCCCGCCGCAACGTTTCCTTCAGCAGCACCTGAGCGAAGAGGCCGTCACGGGCCAGCATCAGGCAGCGGCCGGTGTCGGGCACGTCCACCTTCAGGTGGGTGACGTCGCCACCGCCCAGGACTTCTACGTCGGGACCCTGGGCTTCGAGCGCACCGCGGGCTGGCACGGCCAAGCACTGTTCGTATCCGCCGGCGGCTATCACCACCACATGGCCATGAATGTCTGGAACAGCCGGGGTGCCGGCCCCCGCAAGGACACTCTTGGGCTGGGGGAAGTGTTGATCGAGGTTCCATCCAGCGAGGATGTCGGGGCCTTGGCGGACCGTTTGCGCGTTGCCGGGGTGCAGAACCATCACACCGGCGCTGAACTGCAGTTCGAAGATCCGTGGCGGAACAAGCTGCGGGTGGCTGTTCGCTAG
- a CDS encoding amidohydrolase family protein — protein MANIIEFSGPVLVAADDVRQGMWSVGGALTFEKPSSPPDKVLDGWVLPGFVDAHCHIGLGAGGAVDDATTLAQAQADLASGTLLIRDCGSPSDTRWVQQRTDLPRLIRSGRHIARSRRYLRGLGHEIEPEQLVETVRKEARDGDGWVKLVGDWIDRGIGDLAPSFPAKLVKDAVAAAHEEGARVTAHCFAEDTIDDMLDANIDCIEHATGLLPRHIPRLVEQSVPIVPTLVNIATFPEIAAQAAPKFPGYADHMTRLWERRRERVLEAFEAGVAIYAGTDAGSVIKHGRIADEMHELHDAGLPPAAVLDAAAWGARKWLGADAISEGASADVVLCHDDPRHDLRTVSGLKHVVLRGELMG, from the coding sequence ATGGCCAACATCATTGAATTCAGCGGACCCGTGCTCGTGGCAGCAGATGACGTGCGCCAAGGAATGTGGTCTGTTGGGGGAGCGCTGACGTTTGAAAAGCCGTCGTCCCCTCCCGACAAAGTACTGGACGGTTGGGTCCTGCCGGGTTTCGTGGATGCCCACTGCCATATCGGATTGGGCGCCGGTGGGGCCGTGGACGACGCCACCACCCTCGCGCAGGCCCAGGCCGACCTCGCTTCGGGAACCCTGCTGATCCGCGACTGCGGATCTCCCAGCGACACACGTTGGGTGCAGCAGCGGACGGACTTGCCCCGCCTTATCAGGTCCGGCCGCCACATCGCCCGAAGCCGTCGGTACCTGCGCGGATTGGGCCATGAGATTGAACCGGAACAGCTGGTGGAGACCGTCCGTAAGGAGGCCCGCGACGGCGACGGTTGGGTGAAGCTCGTAGGCGACTGGATCGACCGGGGCATTGGCGACCTGGCGCCCTCTTTTCCGGCAAAGCTGGTCAAGGACGCCGTAGCTGCCGCCCACGAGGAAGGTGCCAGGGTCACGGCGCACTGCTTTGCGGAGGACACAATCGACGACATGCTGGATGCCAACATCGACTGCATCGAACATGCCACTGGCCTTCTGCCCCGGCACATCCCACGGCTGGTGGAGCAGTCAGTGCCGATCGTTCCCACGTTGGTGAACATTGCGACCTTTCCGGAGATCGCCGCCCAGGCGGCGCCAAAGTTCCCCGGGTACGCGGACCACATGACGCGGTTGTGGGAGCGCCGGCGTGAGCGGGTCCTTGAGGCTTTCGAGGCCGGGGTGGCGATCTACGCGGGAACGGATGCGGGCAGCGTGATCAAGCACGGCCGCATCGCGGACGAAATGCATGAACTGCACGACGCCGGCCTGCCACCCGCCGCGGTCCTGGATGCCGCTGCGTGGGGCGCCCGCAAGTGGCTGGGAGCCGACGCCATCAGCGAAGGCGCCAGTGCCGACGTCGTTCTCTGCCATGACGATCCCCGGCACGACCTACGGACGGTATCCGGGCTCAAGCACGTGGTCCTTCGCGGTGAACTCATGGGATGA
- the thiC gene encoding phosphomethylpyrimidine synthase ThiC gives MSTTKTQHSPAQSESSPAQNEPVTQSLRSHSLAWLEDHDAGIRVPVTEIALEPSPNGQANAPLQVYRTAGPGSDPVVGLEPFRAAWIESRGDTEAYSGRERNLLDDGKSAVRRGAASAEWKGAQPVPRRAAEGKTVTQMHYARQGLVTPEMRFVALRENCDVELVRSEVAAGRAIIPNNINHPESEPMIIGKAFLVKINANIGNSAVTSSIAEEVDKLQWATQWGADTVMDLSTGDDIHTTREWLIRNSPVPIGTVPIYQALEKVNGEANKLTWEIFRDTVIEQCEQGVDYMTIHAGVLLRYVPLTANRVTGIVSRGGSIMAGWCLAHHQENFLYTHFDELCEIFAKYDVAFSLGDGLRPGATADANDAAQFAELDTLAELTQRAWEFDVQVMVEGPGHIPFHLVRENVERQQELCKGAPFYTLGPLVTDVAPGYDHITSAIGATEIARYGTAMLCYVTPKEHLGLPNKDDVKTGVITYKIAAHAADLAKGHPGAHERDDALSKARFEFRWRDQFALSLDPVTAESFHDETLPAEPAKTAHFCSMCGPKFCSMRISQDIRDEYGSAESQAAIAGMYSGMREKSAEFLASGGKVYLPELQVASARTPEPIDGTTQSGSLN, from the coding sequence TTGAGCACCACCAAAACACAGCACAGCCCTGCCCAAAGCGAGTCCAGCCCTGCCCAAAACGAGCCTGTTACGCAGTCCCTGAGGTCCCACTCGCTGGCATGGCTTGAAGACCATGACGCCGGAATCCGCGTCCCCGTGACGGAAATCGCGCTGGAGCCCTCCCCCAATGGCCAAGCCAACGCACCACTGCAGGTGTACCGGACGGCAGGCCCGGGCAGCGATCCCGTCGTGGGCCTGGAACCGTTCCGGGCCGCATGGATCGAGTCCCGCGGCGACACTGAGGCTTATTCCGGCCGCGAACGGAACCTGCTCGACGACGGCAAGTCGGCTGTTCGCCGCGGGGCCGCCTCAGCCGAGTGGAAGGGCGCGCAACCGGTGCCTCGCCGCGCCGCCGAGGGTAAGACCGTCACCCAGATGCACTACGCACGGCAAGGCCTGGTGACGCCTGAGATGCGCTTCGTGGCGCTGCGCGAGAATTGCGATGTCGAACTGGTCCGCAGCGAGGTCGCCGCCGGCCGCGCGATCATTCCCAACAACATCAACCACCCCGAATCCGAGCCCATGATTATCGGCAAGGCCTTCCTGGTGAAGATCAACGCCAACATCGGCAATTCGGCCGTCACCAGTTCAATTGCCGAAGAAGTGGACAAGCTTCAGTGGGCTACGCAGTGGGGCGCGGACACCGTCATGGACTTGTCAACCGGCGACGACATCCACACCACCCGCGAGTGGCTGATCCGCAACTCCCCTGTTCCGATCGGCACCGTTCCCATCTACCAGGCGCTGGAAAAGGTCAATGGAGAAGCCAACAAGCTAACGTGGGAAATCTTCCGTGACACAGTGATCGAACAGTGCGAGCAAGGCGTGGACTACATGACGATCCATGCCGGTGTACTGCTCAGGTACGTACCGCTGACCGCCAACCGCGTGACAGGCATAGTTTCCCGTGGCGGGTCCATCATGGCGGGGTGGTGCCTGGCCCACCACCAGGAGAACTTCCTGTACACGCACTTCGACGAGTTGTGCGAAATTTTTGCCAAGTACGACGTCGCGTTTTCCCTCGGAGACGGCCTGCGTCCCGGCGCTACCGCTGATGCCAACGACGCCGCACAATTCGCGGAACTGGACACCCTGGCCGAACTCACACAGCGCGCCTGGGAATTCGACGTGCAGGTGATGGTGGAAGGTCCCGGGCATATCCCGTTCCACCTGGTCCGCGAAAATGTGGAACGGCAGCAGGAACTCTGCAAAGGGGCACCGTTCTACACCCTGGGTCCGCTGGTCACCGACGTCGCCCCCGGCTACGACCACATCACCTCAGCCATCGGTGCCACGGAGATCGCCCGCTACGGTACGGCCATGCTCTGCTACGTCACGCCCAAGGAACACCTGGGCCTACCCAACAAAGACGATGTCAAAACAGGGGTGATCACGTATAAGATCGCGGCGCACGCGGCGGACCTCGCCAAGGGGCACCCCGGCGCACATGAGCGCGACGACGCACTTTCCAAGGCGCGCTTCGAGTTCCGGTGGAGGGACCAGTTTGCTCTGTCCCTCGATCCTGTGACGGCCGAGTCGTTCCACGATGAAACGCTGCCGGCCGAACCCGCCAAAACGGCGCACTTCTGCTCAATGTGCGGACCCAAGTTCTGTTCCATGCGCATCAGCCAGGACATCCGCGACGAATACGGTTCAGCAGAATCCCAAGCGGCGATCGCAGGAATGTACAGCGGGATGCGGGAAAAAAGTGCGGAGTTCCTCGCCTCCGGTGGAAAGGTCTACCTGCCGGAGCTCCAGGTGGCCTCCGCACGGACGCCGGAGCCGATCGATGGGACCACGCAGTCAGGAAGCCTGAACTGA
- a CDS encoding alpha/beta fold hydrolase codes for MHKQRVVFLHGLGSFGAAAWPKQHGMALGYDALFLRRHGFDPVAEPAESNVAADVAIVIGALADSGGGHVVAHEQGAISAMLAAVERPDLVHSLSLVEPACLSLTAELPATASYRALMEPLFEVRGQLNDADYQREYFLRAFSAETGGLDSPEARRSARRLRLQAPPWEAPLHIVPGVPTLVLTGGWEPLYEEIAAYLQETGALRRVAAGGHRPQDSPDGDHIIRSFVAEVGRARSVQAS; via the coding sequence ATGCATAAGCAGCGCGTAGTCTTCCTTCACGGCCTGGGCAGTTTTGGTGCTGCGGCCTGGCCGAAGCAGCACGGCATGGCGCTTGGCTATGATGCACTTTTTCTCCGGAGGCACGGTTTTGATCCGGTCGCGGAACCGGCGGAATCCAACGTCGCTGCCGACGTCGCCATCGTGATTGGTGCCTTGGCTGATTCAGGGGGCGGCCACGTCGTAGCGCACGAGCAAGGCGCGATCTCCGCTATGTTGGCGGCCGTTGAGCGCCCTGATCTTGTGCATTCGCTTTCCTTGGTGGAGCCCGCCTGTTTGTCCCTGACTGCTGAGCTTCCCGCTACCGCTTCATATCGGGCGCTGATGGAACCGCTGTTTGAGGTGCGGGGCCAGCTCAACGATGCCGATTACCAGCGTGAGTATTTCCTCCGCGCGTTTTCCGCCGAAACGGGAGGGCTCGACTCTCCCGAGGCCCGGCGTTCTGCCCGCAGGCTCCGGCTCCAAGCTCCGCCGTGGGAAGCTCCACTGCACATTGTTCCTGGTGTTCCCACCCTGGTTCTTACGGGTGGTTGGGAGCCGCTGTACGAGGAAATCGCCGCGTACCTCCAGGAGACCGGTGCCCTCCGCCGTGTGGCAGCAGGCGGGCACCGGCCCCAGGACTCACCCGACGGCGATCACATCATCCGCTCGTTCGTCGCAGAGGTGGGACGGGCCAGGTCAGTTCAGGCTTCCTGA
- the ffh gene encoding signal recognition particle protein yields MFNSLSDRLTATFKNLRGKGRLTEADVDATVREIRRALLDADVAVSVVREFTGRIRERALGAEVSGALNPSQQIVKIVNEELKEILGGETRRIRLAKTGPTIIMLAGLQGAGKTTLAGKLSKWLKAQGHSPMLVACDLQRPNAVTQLQVVGQRAGVPVFAPHPGATSELEHPAGDPVAVAKAGVEEARQKLHDVVIVDTAGRLGVDAEMMDQARRIRQAIIPNEVLFVIDSMIGQDAVNTAMAFDEGVNFTGIVLSKLDGDARGGAALSVASVTGKPVMFASTGEGLDDFELFHPDRMASRILDMGDVLTLIEQAEKAWDKDEAARMAKKFADQEDFTLDDFLAQMQQIRNMGSMKKMLMMMPGAQNIRQQLENFDEKEIDRVEAIVRSMTPHERVAPKIINGSRRARIAKGSGVHVSEVNGLLERFAQAQKMMKKLAQGGGMPGMPGMPGLGGPGGGRKNGKNAPKKKARSGNPAKAAQELRDAEAKRANAASAAPTGAAFGQGAADFDPSSLNLPKGFDKFLGK; encoded by the coding sequence CCGCCTCACCGAGGCTGACGTCGATGCCACCGTCCGGGAGATCCGCCGTGCCCTCCTGGACGCGGACGTCGCAGTGTCCGTGGTCCGCGAGTTCACAGGCCGCATCCGTGAACGCGCCCTGGGTGCCGAGGTTTCGGGAGCGCTGAACCCGAGCCAGCAGATCGTCAAGATCGTCAATGAGGAACTCAAAGAGATCCTCGGCGGCGAGACCCGCCGCATACGCCTGGCCAAAACCGGCCCCACCATCATCATGCTGGCCGGCCTTCAGGGTGCCGGTAAGACCACCCTCGCAGGCAAGCTCTCCAAGTGGCTCAAGGCCCAGGGCCACAGCCCCATGCTGGTGGCGTGCGACCTTCAGCGCCCCAACGCAGTGACCCAGCTCCAGGTAGTTGGCCAGCGCGCCGGTGTCCCGGTGTTCGCCCCGCACCCGGGTGCCACCTCCGAACTTGAGCACCCCGCCGGTGACCCGGTTGCGGTAGCCAAGGCCGGCGTCGAGGAAGCCCGCCAGAAGCTTCACGACGTCGTGATCGTGGACACCGCCGGCCGCCTCGGCGTGGACGCCGAGATGATGGACCAGGCCCGTCGCATCCGCCAGGCGATCATTCCCAACGAAGTCCTTTTTGTCATCGACTCCATGATCGGCCAGGACGCCGTCAACACGGCGATGGCGTTCGATGAAGGCGTCAACTTCACCGGCATCGTGCTTTCGAAGCTCGACGGCGACGCCCGCGGTGGTGCCGCACTTTCCGTTGCGTCGGTCACCGGTAAGCCGGTCATGTTCGCGTCAACGGGCGAAGGCCTTGACGATTTCGAACTCTTCCACCCGGACCGGATGGCTTCCCGCATCCTGGACATGGGTGACGTACTTACCCTGATCGAACAGGCTGAGAAGGCGTGGGACAAGGACGAAGCAGCCCGGATGGCGAAGAAATTCGCCGACCAGGAAGACTTCACCCTTGACGACTTCCTGGCCCAGATGCAGCAGATCCGCAACATGGGCTCCATGAAGAAGATGCTCATGATGATGCCGGGTGCGCAGAACATCCGCCAGCAGCTTGAGAACTTCGACGAAAAAGAGATCGACCGCGTCGAAGCGATCGTCCGTTCCATGACCCCGCACGAGCGTGTGGCTCCCAAGATCATCAACGGCTCACGCCGCGCCCGTATCGCCAAGGGTTCAGGTGTCCATGTTTCCGAGGTCAACGGCCTGCTGGAGCGTTTCGCCCAGGCCCAGAAGATGATGAAGAAGCTGGCCCAGGGCGGCGGCATGCCGGGCATGCCCGGAATGCCCGGCCTCGGTGGTCCCGGTGGAGGACGAAAGAACGGGAAGAACGCGCCCAAGAAGAAGGCACGGTCGGGCAACCCGGCCAAGGCTGCCCAGGAACTGCGTGACGCAGAGGCCAAGCGGGCCAATGCGGCCTCGGCAGCTCCCACAGGCGCGGCCTTCGGCCAGGGCGCAGCGGACTTCGACCCGTCCTCGCTCAACCTTCCCAAGGGTTTCGACAAGTTCCTCGGTAAATAA